From Triticum urartu cultivar G1812 chromosome 2, Tu2.1, whole genome shotgun sequence, a single genomic window includes:
- the LOC125539324 gene encoding E3 ubiquitin-protein ligase At1g12760-like, which produces MSSSRGDALLDSAPLLGGGAGAGGGGQRRGNALRRPSLRGAARLLRRSGRRAMREPSMLVREAAAEHLEERQADWAYSRPVVALDLLWNISFITVAAVVLVLSRNEKSPMPLRTWVAGYALQCVVHMVCVAVEYRMRRSQRGGAPAPADEERGSDGSSSSSDEDASEHHLRGRDTDYVSLAKHLESANTMFSFIWWIIGFYWISAGGEEVIRDAPQLYWLCIVFLAFDVFFVVFCVALACIIGIAVCCCLPCIIAILYAVSDQEGASEDDIRQIPKYKFRRVDEPEKDSADATESSGGIMIECGTNQPIEKALAAEDAECCICISAYDDGAELRELPCGHHFHCACIDKWLHINATCPLCKFSIRKGGSSSGSEEV; this is translated from the exons ATGTCCAGCAGCCGCGGCGACGCTCTCCTTGACTCGGCGCCGCTgctcggcggcggcgccggcgccggcggcggggGCCAGCGCCGGGGCAACGCGCTCCGCCGGCCGTCGCTGCGCGGCGCCGCGCGCCTGCTGCGCCGCAGCGGGCGGCGGGCGATGCGGGAGCCGTCGATGCTCGTGCGGGAGGCGGCGGCCGAGCACCTCGAGGAGCGGCAGGCGGACTGGGCCTACTCCCGCCCCGTCGTGGCGCTCGATCTCCTCTGGAACATCTCCTTCATCACCGTCGCCGCCGTCGTGCTCGTGCTCAGCCGCAACGAGAAATCCCCCATGCCGCTCCGGACCTGGGTCGCCGGCTACGCCCTGCAGTGCGTCGTCCACATGGTCTGCGTCGCCGTCGAGTACCGGATGCGCCGAAGCCAGCGCGGCGGGGCCCCAGCACCCGCCGACGAGGAGAGGGGCAGCGACGGCTCGTCCTCGTCTAGCGACGAGGATGCCAGCGAGCACCATCTTCGTGGTCGCGACACCGATTACGTCAG TTTGGCAAAGCATCTGGAGTCTGcgaatacaatgttctccttcaTATGGTGGATAATTGGATTTTACTGGATATCTGCCGGGGGTGAAGAGGTTATCCGTGATGCACCTCAACTATACTG GCTTTGCATAGTCTTTCTGGCGTTTGATGTGTTCTTTGTTGTTTTCTGTGTCGCTCTGGCTTGCATTATTGGTATTGCCGTTTGTTGCTGCCTCCCTTGCATTATAGCAATTCTGTATGCTGTCTCTGATCAG GAAGGAGCATCTGAAGATGACATTCGGCAAATTCCGAAATACAAATTCCGTAGGGTGGATGAACCTGAAAAGGATTCTGCTGATGCCACTGAGTCTTCTGGTGGAATAATGATAGAGTGTGGCACCAACCAACCTATAGAGAAAGCACTTGCAGCTGAAGATGCA GAGTGCTGCATTTGCATTTCAGCATACGACGATGGTGCAGAGCTGCGTGAACTCCCTTGTGGCCACCATTTCCACTGTGCCTGCATCGACAAGTGGCTGCACATCAACGCAACATGCCCCCTGTGCAAGTTCAGTATCCGGAAGGGCGGCAGCAGCAGCGGAAGCGAGGAAGTATAA